The Candidatus Margulisiibacteriota bacterium genome segment TATCTGTTAGGCAAATTATTTTACCTGTCCCTGCAGGACAAACGTTATCTTTTGATTCAAGGCTTCAGCAGCCGCGTCAATCACCGGTTTATACTGGACGCCGTGGCGCAGATCGAGGCCTCGGAGGAACAGGCTGCGTCTTTTCTGGACTCTCTCACCGACCCCGGGCAAAAAGATTTTTTCATCGGTATAACAAGTTACATTTATAGTTAAAAAATACAATAAAATACAATTAGATATACAATACAACTTACGACAACAATATAAAGGATTTAAATTATGCTGCAGTGGAAAAATATCGCCGGTGCTTTCACACCGCTCAACGTCAATCAAGTTTTGCGCAATCCGAACCGCATCCTTAATCATACTCCGCTGATCCAAACCAAGCTGGCTATTATTGACAAATGGCAGCTGACCCGCGCCGCTTTTCTAGAGGCTTATGCAGGCCTCCAGCAGCGCAAAGAAACAACGGCCAAACTTTTGGCCTTTATCGCCGCGTTCAATCATGATAAAAATCTTTCCGAACTACAGGACGACTTGCGCGCCATGTATCAATCCGGTTTGTTAGAGCTGCACTTGACGGATAAATGCAATCTCTTTTGCTTAAACTGCTGGTCTAAAAATAAAAAAGGTGATACTTTTCCTTTTGACAAACTGCCGCAAGTTCTGCCGGCCTTAAATCCGCGGGCTGTTTTGCTGGTTGGCGGCGGAGAACCGGTGGAGTATTCCAGCAGCGGACAAACTTTAAATGAAGCAATACTTGAAATTCACCGCATCCTGCCGGAGGCCGCGCTGGGGCTGATCAGCAACAACACTCGTATTCCGGACGGCCGGTGGCCAGACTATCTGCAATGGCACAGAACCTCTCTGGATGCAGCCACGCCGGAAACCTACGAGCGGATTAAACGCGGGAACAAATACGCCGCTGTGGTGGGAAACATTCAGAAATTATTTACTGAAACACCAATCGCCAATATCGGCGTCGGCTTTCTCTATAGAAATGAGAACGCTGAGGAAATTTTTCCTTTCCTTGAGCAGTGGTTTGATTGGTTTGCGCAGCAAACAGAGACCAGCCAATCTCGTTTTAATATTCAATTCAGGCCGATCGCGGCGCAAGTTGACATGGTGAACGACATTAAAGCCGGCAAACATTCTTTTATTCATCAAGAAACTCTGGATACCCTGCAGGGCCAAATAATGCAGGCTCTCCGTGCCGCTGAACAAAATCCAAACTTTAATTATTTTCTAATGCAGCATACTAATTTTTTCACCCGTTTGCAGCCATACCAGGAACAGCCAGAGTTGCTTTTTTCACACGAACCAGTTTATTTTGACCATTGTTACACTGCTCTAACCCGACGGCTGGTCAGGGCCAGCGGCACGGAATACCCCTGCTGCTTAACCGAAAACAATCCATCTCTAGCCTTAGGCAACGTTTTGTCCGGAAACCCTGACGAAATTTATAAAATTGCTCTGGGACAAGTTTGGTATTATGCGCTGCAGCACCGCTACTGCGACGCAGAGCACTGCCGTATCGGCGCGCCCAATATGGCAATGAATAATTTCCTCTCCGGAAAAACAGAACAAGGCGCTTATTCAGACAATTATTTTTTCTAAATGGAAAGTCTATAACAGTATCCGCGCCGCGCTAGCCACCGCCGCGGTTTCGGCGCGCAGGATACGCCCGCCCAGCGAAAAAGCCCGCGCGCTGGCCGCCAGATAATTTAATTCCCCCGCGGAAAAACCGGATTCCGGCCCGCTGACCAGCGCGCTCTCGTCCGCAAAATCCGGCCAGCTTTTCTCCGCCGCCGGATGCGCGTAATAAATATTCCGGAATTTTCCCGTTAAGTCCCGCAGCCCGATTTTTTCTATTTCCGGCAAATGATTGCGCCGCGACTGGCAGACCGCCGACACAATAATTTTTTGCCAGCGCTCAAATTTATGATCCGCAAAACGCAGCGGCGAGTTTTCTGATTCGTACAGCCAAAATTTATAGACGCCTATTTCCGCCGCCTTTTGCAGAACATAAGTCATTTTGTCATTTTTCAGCAGCGGCAAAATCAGGTGCAGTTTTTTCGCCGGCTCGTTATTTTCCGCGTATTCTTTATGTAGTTTTGCGGTCAGGAACCGCCGCGTTATGTTTTCTATTTGATACACGCCAATGCGCTGCTCCTGCACGGACTCAAAAAAATCTCCGGCCCGCAAACGTAGAACCCGGATCAAATATTCAAACTCCTCGCCGGTCAGCCGCAGCGCGGACTCCAGCGGCAGATAAACCCGAAACAGCATGAATTATTATAGTATAAAATCCACGGTTTCTGGGTATACTTCTCCTATGGATCAAAGCTATCTCCACACAGCGGCCACGGCCGGCCGACAATACCAAAAATATCTTGAGGATTTTGGCCTGATCTTCCGCGATTCTTTTAACGCCGGCAAAGACATTACGGCGTATATTTTGCGCGATCTGCAAAGCGCGAATAATCCCGAGATCGGCCGCGCGCTGATCGAGTCCATGTTTTTGTATCACCTCACCACGATCGCTTCGCTGAAAATTATCGTCAAGATACTTTACGTCACCGGCCATATTCAAACCTATCGCTACAACACGCATCACGCGCTGAAAAAAGAGATCGACGAGGCGTTGAAAAAAATCAGCGGCACCAAAGCCGAGCTGGTGCAAAAAAAATATCCTCTGCTGCTGGAAAAATTAAATAAAGAAAAGCTCGCGGTTAAAAACCAGCAAGCTATTGCGGACAAAACCGGCGCGGTGAACAGTCTGGTCGACACTGTCAACCGGCAGTATATCAATTTCGTCAAAAAGTAATTAAAATATTTTCATGCGCGAATTGTTGAAACTGGCCAGCCCCTGCCGGCTATGTCCGCGACGATGCGGGGTAAATCGTTTAGCGGGCGAAAAAGGCTTTTGCGGCGCGGGCAATGAAATGTTGGTTTCCTATATCGGCGTTCATTACGGTGAAGAGCCGCCCATCTCGGGCCGTACCGGCTCCGGCGCGGTATTTTTCGGGCACTGCACCATGTCCTGTGTCTTTTGCCAAAACTGGCAGATCAGCCAGACGCATTGCAATTTGAGGCCGATCAGGCCGACAGAGCTGGCCGCGGAATTCCTGCGTCTGCAAAACGAACAGGCGCATAATATCAATCTTGTTTCGCCGACGCAGTACGCGCCGTGGATAATCGAGGCGCTGACTCTGGCCAAACGCGGCGGCCTGACCATTCCGGTCGTTTACAATACCAACGGCTACGAAAATCCTGAAGTTTTGGCGCTGCTTGCTGATCACGTGGACATTTATTTGCCGGATCTGAAGTACGCCGACAACGCTTCCGCCGCGCGCTATGCGCAGACCGCAAATTACGCCGAGCACGGCTTGGCGGCTGTAAAATTCATGCTGCGGCAAAAAGGGCTTTTACAAACCTCAAATGATATTGCCGCGCGGGGCATTATCGTCCGGCATCTGGCCCTGCCCGGCTTAGTTAAAGAAAGCAAGGAAATCCTCACCGCGCTGTATTCTCTAAATCCCCAAATTCAGATCAGCTTGATGTCCCAGTACGCGCCGCAGCATCGCGCTAAAGATATTCCGGAGCTCAGCCGCCGTTTGTCCGCCGGCGAATATAATGAAGTCGTGGAATACGCCGTAAATCTCGGGCTGGAAAATATCTGGACGCAGGAATTGGCCAGTCAGGATATTTTGGCGCCGGATTTCGGCACGGAAAAACCATTTGCGGCCGTGCAATTATGAACAGCAAACTTTCTCTCTATGCGCAGCCTGGCGCGAAACAAACCGGTTTTGCCGGTTATTTTGCCGGCCAAATAAAGATCAAACTGAACGCGCCGGCGCAGGACAACAAAGCCAATCAGGAGCTGATTATTTTTCTGGCCAAGAAACTCAATATTCCCAAAAGCAATTTAACAATAATTCGGGGGCTGACAAACCGGCACAAAGTGGTCAGCATCGACAGCAATTATTCCGCCGCGGAGATCATTAAGAGAATCACCGGTTAGTCTTATCGGATTTAAAGAATAATTCCGAATGTTATATATAGTATAATCCAGCGCATGAACAAGCCGGTTTATTCCTGCCGCATATTTGACCTATATGAAGACGAGATAATTTTGCCCAATGGCCAAAAGACCACGCAGACGCGCCTCGATCATAAACCCAGCGTGGCCATAGTCGCGCTCAACGAAAAAAAGGAAGTCCTGCTCATCAGCCAGTATCGTAGCGCGATCCAGTCCGCTTTGCTGGAAATACCGGCGGGCAGCGTCGACCGTGACGGCGAAAAACCCGCAGCCGCCG includes the following:
- a CDS encoding radical SAM protein, with translation MLQWKNIAGAFTPLNVNQVLRNPNRILNHTPLIQTKLAIIDKWQLTRAAFLEAYAGLQQRKETTAKLLAFIAAFNHDKNLSELQDDLRAMYQSGLLELHLTDKCNLFCLNCWSKNKKGDTFPFDKLPQVLPALNPRAVLLVGGGEPVEYSSSGQTLNEAILEIHRILPEAALGLISNNTRIPDGRWPDYLQWHRTSLDAATPETYERIKRGNKYAAVVGNIQKLFTETPIANIGVGFLYRNENAEEIFPFLEQWFDWFAQQTETSQSRFNIQFRPIAAQVDMVNDIKAGKHSFIHQETLDTLQGQIMQALRAAEQNPNFNYFLMQHTNFFTRLQPYQEQPELLFSHEPVYFDHCYTALTRRLVRASGTEYPCCLTENNPSLALGNVLSGNPDEIYKIALGQVWYYALQHRYCDAEHCRIGAPNMAMNNFLSGKTEQGAYSDNYFF
- a CDS encoding 16S rRNA (uracil(1498)-N(3))-methyltransferase, with the protein product MLFRVYLPLESALRLTGEEFEYLIRVLRLRAGDFFESVQEQRIGVYQIENITRRFLTAKLHKEYAENNEPAKKLHLILPLLKNDKMTYVLQKAAEIGVYKFWLYESENSPLRFADHKFERWQKIIVSAVCQSRRNHLPEIEKIGLRDLTGKFRNIYYAHPAAEKSWPDFADESALVSGPESGFSAGELNYLAASARAFSLGGRILRAETAAVASAARILL
- a CDS encoding radical SAM protein; this encodes MRELLKLASPCRLCPRRCGVNRLAGEKGFCGAGNEMLVSYIGVHYGEEPPISGRTGSGAVFFGHCTMSCVFCQNWQISQTHCNLRPIRPTELAAEFLRLQNEQAHNINLVSPTQYAPWIIEALTLAKRGGLTIPVVYNTNGYENPEVLALLADHVDIYLPDLKYADNASAARYAQTANYAEHGLAAVKFMLRQKGLLQTSNDIAARGIIVRHLALPGLVKESKEILTALYSLNPQIQISLMSQYAPQHRAKDIPELSRRLSAGEYNEVVEYAVNLGLENIWTQELASQDILAPDFGTEKPFAAVQL
- a CDS encoding DUF167 domain-containing protein — its product is MNSKLSLYAQPGAKQTGFAGYFAGQIKIKLNAPAQDNKANQELIIFLAKKLNIPKSNLTIIRGLTNRHKVVSIDSNYSAAEIIKRITG